The segment ACAGATTGCCGGCAGGAAAAGGGTAACCTTGGAACTCGGTGGAAATGCAGGTGCAATTATCGATAGTGCTGAAAATTTAGATTACATTGTGAAACGGTGCATCTTAAGCGCTTTTTCCTTTAGCGGACAGGTTTGTATATCACTCCAGAGACTGTTTATTCAGGAAAAGATATATGATGATTTTATTTCCAACTTTACGGAGACCATAAAAACGTTAAAGACGGGTGACCCTAGGGATGAAGATACACAGCTTGGACCGATGATTGATGAACAGGCCGCCCAAAGAATAGAATCATGGGTGCATGAGGCAACAGGAGAAGGAGCAATATTGCTGGCAGGCGGAAAACGCAAGGGTACTTTTTATGAATCAACAGTGATTGCAAACGCCACTCCACAGATGAAGGTCAGCAGGGAAGAATTGTTTGCGCCTGTTGTAACAGTAACAAAACATGCCGCCTTTGAAGAGGCGGTGAAACGATTGAATGATTCTGTCTATGGGCTGCAGGCAAGTGTATTCACGAATAATATAAGGCATATTTTTTATGCATATGAGCATCTCGAAGCAGGGGGGGTGATTGTGAATGATGCGCCTTCTTTCAGAACAGACAATATGCCCTACGGAGGTGTTAAAGCGTCAGGGATCGGAAGAGAAGGTGTCCGGTATGCCCTGGAAGAGATGACAGAGTCTAAGATGCTAGTTCTCAATATCCCCTGACCCGGACGAGTCAGGGGAAAACGGAAATATACGGGAATTGCGTCTGCTGGTTCTTTCCACAAAATCTCTTTTGGTTCGTTCGGATTAGGTAGATGCTTTATGCTATTCTCATGGCAAAGCCAAAAAAAATCATGCCTCAGAAAGATATCCGAGGGAAGCGAAGTATCTTGCCGTAAAAGCGCTACCCTTGTTATGATTTTTCAGTTTTATGGATATGTACGGCCAGAAAATTTTCTATTCCTGTGTCTTTAATCTGCTGGATGTATGACTCCAAATCATCGGCATGGCCTTCTTCATCCACAAGGATATGTTCAAGTAATTCCCGTGAACCGGCATCATTTGTATCTATGCAAAGCTTAATGGACTTTTGAAGCCTTTGGATGGCTGATATTTCCAGTGCATAGTCATTGTTAATCTGTTCATTAACAATCTTTCCAATGGTAATCTTGTCAAGCTTGCTTACCGTTGGGCGGCCTTCTAAAAAGAGAATACGCTCCATTAATTTTTCAGCATGCCTCATTTCGGCCAATGCCCTCTTTTCAGTATCTTCATACAACTGTTCGTATCCCCAGTTATCGCACATTTTAGCATGTAAAAAATATTGGTTAATAGCAGTCAGTTCCGATATAAGTATTTCGTTTAATGCTTCTATAACTTGTGCATTTCCTTGCATGGTAATCCTCCTTCATTCATTTTATTTCAAAAAACTAAAGTATGGTATCATTGTTAAATTAGCTTATTTTTTCCAAAAGCCAACGGAACCGGTTCTGCTCTTTCATTACCCGATCGATATCCTCAAAGAGTAACTGTAGTATACTATAATTTTCTATCCTGTCAATTACAAGACAGATTTTACATCTTTCTTTCCTTATGGAAAAAGATTGACTTTAATTCATACATATAATAATCTAAATAGCTATTTATCAAAATTTACTCTGAAGTGAATAATGTATATTAGGGTGAAATATGGGACTGATTGTACAGAAATTCGGAGGTACTTCTGTCGCTAATGCCGAACGCATTAAGGCTGTTGCGAAACGGATTACCGAGGCATATAAAGCCGGGAATAAGATTATTGTTGTAGTTTCTGCAAGGGGTCAGACAACGGATGAGCTGGTGGATCTTGCTTATGAGATAACGGATAATCCTTCAAAACGTGAAATGGATATGCTTATGGCAACCGGGGAGCAGATATCTATTGCCCTGGTAGCTATGGCAATCCATGCTCTCGGATATCCGGCAGTCTCCTTTACCGGCGGACAGGTTGGTATTATTACTGATAGTTATCATACCAAGGCACGAATAAGAAATATTAATCCGAGCCGCATTCAAAAAGAGCTGGACAACGGTACAATCGTTATTGTTGCAGGATTTCAGGGCATTGATGCAAATGATAACATTACTACGCTGGGGCGCGGAGGTTCGGATACAACGGCCGTGGCTCTGGCTGCTATTATGAAGGCAGACAGATGTGATATCTTCACTGATGTAGATGGAATCTATACTGCAGATCCAAGGAAGGTTCCTCTTGCAAGAAAACTCGGCAGGGTATCGTACGATGAGATACTTGAATTGGCAAGTTTAGGTGCACAGATAATGCATTCCCGTTCAATTGAATTTGCAAAAAAATATAATGTTCCGTTAGCCGTCCGGTCTAGCTTTAATGACAGCGACGGGACTTTGATTTGTAAGGAGGTTAAAGAGATGGAAGACATTGTTGTCAGTGGTGTTACGGTAAGCAAAGATGATGCAAAGATTACCATCCGGGCTGTGCCGGATATTCCCGGCCAGGCCGCCAGGATATTCCATGAGATCGCAAGGAAGAATATTAATGTTGATATGATTATCCAGAATGCCAGCATAGAGGGCCGGGCGGATGTAACTTTTACCGTACCGAGGAGCGACCTCCGGCTCGCCCTGGACACAGCCGAGAAAATCAAGAAGGAACTCCATGCCGGGGAAGTTTTGTATGATAGTAAAATCGCAAAACTTTCTGTTGTAGGAATCGGTATGCGAAGTCACTGCGGTGTAGCTGAAAAAATGTTCAGCGTATTAGCTGACGAAAAAATTAATATCCAGATGATCAGTACCTCGGAGATTAAGATCTCCTGCGTGATTGATGACGTCCATGCAGACCGTGCCTTACGGGCAGTCCATACGGCCTTTGGACTCGATAAGGTAGAGAAAGAAGAGGTTGTTAAGGTATAGAAGCTTATTTGAAGAGTTTGAAAACGCACAATAAACCAGTTCCTCTATTATTGGATGAATTTATAATTTTATAATAATGCCGAATCATGATAGACATTAATGAGCATAACACTTGCAAGGGATGTAATGAGAATGAGTATGAAGAACGAATATACGGCCGTTATAAAACGGAAAGATGATTGGGGGGTTGGATGGATAGAGGAAGTCCCAGGGGTCAATTGTCAGGAAAAAACATACGAAGAATTAAAAGAAACATTGGAAGTAACGTTAAAGGAAGCGTTGGCATTTAACCGTCAGGATGCACTATCTGCAAGTTTTTTTGATTACATTAGTATTCCATTTCTATTTACTATAGCTGAAATTACTAAAAGGCAAAAAGCGCGCTAACAATTCACACCATTCACTCTATCGGACAGTTGAGAGCCACAGATGAGTTTTATCATTGGACGGCCGGTAATGTGATATGCCACGGGAATATGTAAGATTAACGTATTATGACAATTCTCTTTTTAGTTATGGGGCTTGCGGTCCTTATTGCGGGCGCAGAGGCATTAGTCAGAGGTGCTTCACGTCTTGCCGTATCAATTGGGATTTCTCCTTTGGTCGTAGGCCTTACCGTTGTGGCGTTTGGCACTAGCGCACCTGAGCTTGCGATAAGTATCAAGTCTTCGCTTTCAGGTCATACCGACATTGCCGTTGGTAACGTAATTGGAAGCAATATCTTTAATGTGCTGTTTATCCTTGGTTTGTCGGCACTCATTGTGCCACTTAGCGTTTCGCAACAGCTTGTACGCCTCGATGTGCCGTTGATGATCACCATCTCTGTCTTTGTCCTGCTCCTCGGTTACGACGGAACATTGAGCCGGATTGATGGATGCCTTCTGTTCTCAGGACTCATTGCTTATCTTGTGTTCCTGATCTTTCAGAGCCGGAAAGAAGAAAAGCAGGTGCAGGACGAATACGCTCAGGAGTACGGGGTAAGTAGCGGGATGACGGTAAGGCGATTGTTGGTGAACCTAGTGCTGGTGCTAGGTGGTTTTGGATTGCTCATTCTTGGATCGAGATGGCTCGTTGACAGCGCAACTACGATCGCACAGTATTTTGGCATAAGCGAATTAATCATTGGATTGACGATTATTGCTGCAGGTACCTCCTTGCCTGAAGTTGTGACATCCGTTGTCGCAAGTATAAAGGGGGAGCGTGACATTGCTGTTGGCAATGTTATTGGCAGCAATATCTTTAATATCCTGAGTGTGCTTGGTCTCTCGGCCATTACTGCACCCGATGGACTTGGGGTCTCTCAAGCCGTTCTCCAGTTAGAGATACCTATCATGATTGCAGTTGCATTTGCTTGCATGCCCATTTTTTTCTCAGGTTATGTTATTGCCCGTTGGGAAGGAGCCTTGTTCCTGGGATACTATCTGGTTTATATGCTCTACCTCATATTAATTGCTACGCAGCATGCGTTTTTGACTTTTTTCAGTACGATTATGCTGTACTTTGTAATCCCCGTAACGGTGATTACCTTACTAATTGTAACGGTTCGAACGATACAGAAAAGAAAAGACGTCAAATCTTTATGAATGACATATTTGTTAATAGTGTAGCCAAAAGCTTCTGTTTTTTCGAAAAATACCGTTTATATTTCTGATGTTTATTGGATTGCGCACCGAAAACCTGGCCTGCTAAAAACCAAAAGGAAACAAACTGATATATGCATAAATCCATGCTGGAATGTATTAATGACCTGGAACGGGCCGGTTATCTGCTGAGAATCCGGGAGGAAGTAGATCCGTTCCTGGAAATGGCCGCCATACACCGGCAGGTACACCGGGAAAAAGGTCCGGTCGTCTATTATGAGAATATTAAAGGTTCTCGTTTCCCGGCAGTCTCCAATATTTTTGGAACTATGGAGCGGATGGAGTTTCTTTTCCGGAAATCGTTAAAACCTTTGCAACTGTTACTGGATGCATGGAGCAACCCGCTCCCGCTTCTTCGTCAACCCGGGAAATGGCTTACTCTTTCCGGAACCGCCTTTCATTCTCTGCCACGATATATACGTTCCGGTCTCCCCTTGGCAACTCGCCTGAGTGAGGTGAGGGCAGGCATGAACCCCAGATGGAAAAAGAAGATACCTGTATTGGAATGCGAATGCTGCATTCAGGACCTCCCCCAGGTACATTCCTGGCCACTGGATGGAGGGGGTTTTATTACCTTTCCACAAGTGTGTTCCCTGCCTCCTGCGGAGAAACCGAACATTTTGCAATCCAATCTGGGCATGTACCGGGTGCAAATGTCAGGCAATGAATATGTTCCCGGTCGGGAAGTGGGTTTGCACTACCAGATACACAGAGGGATCGGAATTCATCATACCCAGGCAATAGAATCAGGGAAGGATCTTAAAGTCAGTATCTTTGTGGGTGGACCACCAGCCCATACTGTTGCAGCTATGATGCCTTTGCCGGAAGGTATGAGCGAACTTACCTTTGCCGGCATGCTTGCCGCAAGGTCTTTCCGGTATACGTTAATTGATGGCTGGGTCATTTCTGCAGATGCGGATTTTTGTATTTTGGGAACCGTGGGGTCTGATACAAAACCGGAAGGCCCCTTTGGCGATCATCTGGGATATCACTCCCTGAAACATCCGTATCCTTATCTGAAGGTCGAGAAAGTCTTTCACCGCAAAGATGCGGTCTGGCCTTTTACTGTGGTGGGAAGGCCACCCCAGGAAGACAGTATGTTTGGTAAATTTGTTCACCGGTTGACCGGGAATCTCCTTCCTGCCCAGGTGAAAGGTGTTCGCGAAGTACATGCAGTGGATGCTGCCGGAGTACACAGTCTTCTGCTGGCGATAGGTTCAGAGCGCTATGTCCCTTACGCCAGAAGAGAACCTCGGGAAATTCTGACTCAGGCCAATGCACTTCTTGGCTTCAATCAAATCTCTTTAACAAAATACTTGTTCATCTGTGCCAGCGAAGATAACCCGGAGCTGGTCACTTCGGATGTCAGCTTATATCTGCAGCACATCCTTCAACGGGTGGATTGGCAGGAAAACCTTTATTTTCAAACCAATACAACAATGGACACCCTGGATTATACCGGTCACGACCTCCATAAAGGGTCAAAACTTGTCATTGCCGTTGCGGGTGAAAGCCGCAGGGTGCTTTGCAGCAAGATTCCGGAAGGATTTATCCTTCCGGATGGTTATTGCAAACCCAGGTTGATCCTTCCCGGTATAGTTGTTGTTGAAGCTCCTTCCTACACTCTCCGGGAAGGGGGCTTACGATATGGTCTCAGGGAAGACCGGTCGGCAGAAGTGGAAGAATTTTGTACCGTGATGGACAGGTTAAACCCCGGCCTGTTTACCCAGAAAGGGCTTGCCTGGATCATTTTGGTTGATGATAGCGATTTCTGCGCAAAGGAACTGAATAACTTCCTTTGGGTTTGTTTCCTGCGCTCCAATCCCAGTGAAGACACTTATGGTATTCAGGCATTTTATAAAGCCAAACATTGGGGTTGCAGGGAATCTTTGGTCACGGATGCCAGGCGGAAACCGCACCATACAACACCTATGGAAGAGGATCCGGAGGTAGAGAGGAAAGC is part of the Candidatus Jettenia sp. AMX2 genome and harbors:
- a CDS encoding aldehyde dehydrogenase family protein — encoded protein: MKDKYKYLIGNEWRESKDVLEVKNPYDNAVVSTTFLATENDIDDAVQAATIAFEETRKLPVFKRAEILDKIKDGIRERSEEFAQMITMEAGKPISDSRAEVERAIGTFQTASEESKRMLGEYIPLDISERSKNRKGIHRRFPIGPILGISPFNFPLNLIAHKVAPAIAAGNPVIIKPSAKTPMTALLLGEVISGAGLPAGGFSVFPCTTNLAERLVADERLRMLTFTGSAAVGWRLKQIAGRKRVTLELGGNAGAIIDSAENLDYIVKRCILSAFSFSGQVCISLQRLFIQEKIYDDFISNFTETIKTLKTGDPRDEDTQLGPMIDEQAAQRIESWVHEATGEGAILLAGGKRKGTFYESTVIANATPQMKVSREELFAPVVTVTKHAAFEEAVKRLNDSVYGLQASVFTNNIRHIFYAYEHLEAGGVIVNDAPSFRTDNMPYGGVKASGIGREGVRYALEEMTESKMLVLNIP
- the bfr gene encoding bacterioferritin; protein product: MQGNAQVIEALNEILISELTAINQYFLHAKMCDNWGYEQLYEDTEKRALAEMRHAEKLMERILFLEGRPTVSKLDKITIGKIVNEQINNDYALEISAIQRLQKSIKLCIDTNDAGSRELLEHILVDEEGHADDLESYIQQIKDTGIENFLAVHIHKTEKS
- a CDS encoding aspartate kinase; amino-acid sequence: MGLIVQKFGGTSVANAERIKAVAKRITEAYKAGNKIIVVVSARGQTTDELVDLAYEITDNPSKREMDMLMATGEQISIALVAMAIHALGYPAVSFTGGQVGIITDSYHTKARIRNINPSRIQKELDNGTIVIVAGFQGIDANDNITTLGRGGSDTTAVALAAIMKADRCDIFTDVDGIYTADPRKVPLARKLGRVSYDEILELASLGAQIMHSRSIEFAKKYNVPLAVRSSFNDSDGTLICKEVKEMEDIVVSGVTVSKDDAKITIRAVPDIPGQAARIFHEIARKNINVDMIIQNASIEGRADVTFTVPRSDLRLALDTAEKIKKELHAGEVLYDSKIAKLSVVGIGMRSHCGVAEKMFSVLADEKINIQMISTSEIKISCVIDDVHADRALRAVHTAFGLDKVEKEEVVKV
- a CDS encoding type II toxin-antitoxin system HicB family antitoxin produces the protein MKNEYTAVIKRKDDWGVGWIEEVPGVNCQEKTYEELKETLEVTLKEALAFNRQDALSASFFDYISIPFLFTIAEITKRQKAR
- a CDS encoding calcium/sodium antiporter, with the translated sequence MTILFLVMGLAVLIAGAEALVRGASRLAVSIGISPLVVGLTVVAFGTSAPELAISIKSSLSGHTDIAVGNVIGSNIFNVLFILGLSALIVPLSVSQQLVRLDVPLMITISVFVLLLGYDGTLSRIDGCLLFSGLIAYLVFLIFQSRKEEKQVQDEYAQEYGVSSGMTVRRLLVNLVLVLGGFGLLILGSRWLVDSATTIAQYFGISELIIGLTIIAAGTSLPEVVTSVVASIKGERDIAVGNVIGSNIFNILSVLGLSAITAPDGLGVSQAVLQLEIPIMIAVAFACMPIFFSGYVIARWEGALFLGYYLVYMLYLILIATQHAFLTFFSTIMLYFVIPVTVITLLIVTVRTIQKRKDVKSL
- a CDS encoding UbiD family decarboxylase, translating into MHKSMLECINDLERAGYLLRIREEVDPFLEMAAIHRQVHREKGPVVYYENIKGSRFPAVSNIFGTMERMEFLFRKSLKPLQLLLDAWSNPLPLLRQPGKWLTLSGTAFHSLPRYIRSGLPLATRLSEVRAGMNPRWKKKIPVLECECCIQDLPQVHSWPLDGGGFITFPQVCSLPPAEKPNILQSNLGMYRVQMSGNEYVPGREVGLHYQIHRGIGIHHTQAIESGKDLKVSIFVGGPPAHTVAAMMPLPEGMSELTFAGMLAARSFRYTLIDGWVISADADFCILGTVGSDTKPEGPFGDHLGYHSLKHPYPYLKVEKVFHRKDAVWPFTVVGRPPQEDSMFGKFVHRLTGNLLPAQVKGVREVHAVDAAGVHSLLLAIGSERYVPYARREPREILTQANALLGFNQISLTKYLFICASEDNPELVTSDVSLYLQHILQRVDWQENLYFQTNTTMDTLDYTGHDLHKGSKLVIAVAGESRRVLCSKIPEGFILPDGYCKPRLILPGIVVVEAPSYTLREGGLRYGLREDRSAEVEEFCTVMDRLNPGLFTQKGLAWIILVDDSDFCAKELNNFLWVCFLRSNPSEDTYGIQAFYKAKHWGCRESLVTDARRKPHHTTPMEEDPEVERKAAEKWKTTS